From Lujinxingia litoralis, one genomic window encodes:
- a CDS encoding OmpA family protein yields MNPQKSTMRFALLLGSCVMMLASSTGCTTGAKLRGQAKEIQAINESIYPRAYNCAPEEIAIAQAQVEFGLYELSRGDFTRADRHLKLAEENSRKADKLSDYEECLPEDLALDIDVAETIDVVEAPVDFTTDADGDGIPDARDRCAFQAEDYDGFEDEDGCPDNDNDQDGVADLNDLCPDIAGDVDGFSGQQGCPMLDLDGDGILNINDQCPTQPVEFIGFQDETGCPVEDVDNDGIPNILDECPFEPGPIENAGCPVDEPEEPKLAEVEGDQIRLNQRVYFATAKADILPQSYPLLNQVAQILRDNPNITIRVEGHTDSRGRASYNMQLSQDRAASVRTFLIERGIDAMRMEAVGFGLTRPIDDNSTEEGRANNRRVEIHITSR; encoded by the coding sequence ATGAACCCCCAGAAGTCGACGATGCGTTTCGCCCTGCTCCTTGGTAGCTGCGTGATGATGCTGGCCTCCTCCACTGGCTGCACCACCGGCGCCAAGCTGCGTGGTCAGGCCAAAGAGATCCAGGCCATCAACGAGTCGATCTACCCGCGCGCCTACAACTGCGCGCCCGAGGAGATCGCGATTGCCCAGGCCCAGGTAGAGTTCGGCCTCTACGAGCTTAGCCGCGGGGACTTCACCCGCGCCGATCGCCACCTCAAGCTCGCCGAAGAGAACTCCCGCAAGGCCGACAAGCTCTCCGATTACGAGGAGTGCCTGCCCGAAGACCTGGCCCTGGACATCGACGTCGCCGAGACCATCGACGTGGTCGAAGCCCCGGTCGACTTCACCACCGACGCCGACGGCGACGGCATCCCCGACGCCCGCGATCGCTGTGCCTTCCAGGCCGAAGACTACGATGGCTTCGAAGACGAAGACGGCTGCCCCGATAACGATAACGACCAGGACGGCGTGGCCGACCTCAACGACCTCTGCCCGGACATCGCCGGCGACGTCGATGGCTTCTCCGGCCAGCAGGGCTGCCCGATGCTCGACCTCGATGGCGACGGCATCCTCAACATCAACGACCAGTGCCCCACGCAACCCGTGGAGTTCATCGGCTTCCAGGATGAGACGGGCTGCCCGGTCGAAGACGTCGACAACGACGGCATCCCCAACATCCTGGACGAGTGTCCCTTTGAGCCCGGTCCGATCGAAAACGCCGGCTGCCCGGTCGACGAACCCGAAGAGCCCAAGCTCGCCGAGGTCGAAGGCGACCAGATCCGCCTCAACCAGCGCGTGTACTTCGCCACGGCCAAGGCCGACATTCTGCCGCAGAGCTACCCGCTGCTGAACCAGGTCGCCCAGATCCTGCGCGACAACCCGAACATCACCATCCGGGTGGAAGGCCACACCGACAGCCGCGGCCGCGCCAGCTACAACATGCAGCTGAGCCAGGATCGTGCCGCCAGCGTACGCACCTTCCTCATCGAGCGCGGAATCGACGCGATGCGCATGGAAGCTGTGGGCTTTGGCCTCACTCGCCCCATCGACGACAACTCGACGGAAGAAGGACGGGCTAATAACCGTCGCGTCGAGATCCACATCACCAGCCGCTGA
- a CDS encoding N-acetylmuramoyl-L-alanine amidase family protein, with product MNLKISSIVGALACGLALVLGAQPAAAHPGSLWGIDLSSVVALRDQARLAAHRTTPPPQQAELERVRTIVLDPGHGGENHGAIGVAGIREKHLTLELAYHLREAIQARYPEVRVVMTRYWDTSMGLSERVHLANLAEADLFLSLHYNAAVHNRALGYETFFLTPEEVTPGEQQEQSPMLASAEGGAVESPVEGARLVGQHGDDLIFIQRDLMRAHQHQLSGHLAHCVQNGFRTHLDSIDRGVKQANFGVLRGAHMPAVVVEAGFLTHPGEGQELVQRAHRQRVVNALVDAIDAFDDEMARVLDQP from the coding sequence GTGAACCTTAAGATCTCCAGCATTGTCGGCGCGCTGGCCTGTGGGCTGGCGCTTGTACTCGGTGCCCAGCCTGCCGCCGCACACCCCGGCTCGCTCTGGGGCATCGATCTCTCCAGCGTTGTCGCGCTGCGCGATCAGGCCCGCCTGGCCGCCCATCGCACCACCCCGCCGCCGCAACAGGCCGAGCTGGAGCGCGTGCGCACCATCGTGCTCGACCCGGGACACGGCGGGGAGAACCACGGGGCCATCGGCGTGGCCGGCATCCGCGAAAAGCACCTGACCCTGGAGCTGGCCTACCACCTGCGGGAGGCCATTCAAGCCCGCTACCCCGAGGTGCGCGTGGTGATGACCCGCTACTGGGATACCTCGATGGGACTCTCGGAGCGCGTGCACCTGGCCAACCTGGCCGAGGCCGACCTCTTCCTCTCGCTGCACTACAACGCCGCGGTTCATAACCGCGCGCTGGGCTACGAGACCTTCTTCTTAACCCCCGAAGAAGTCACCCCAGGAGAGCAGCAGGAGCAGAGCCCGATGCTCGCCAGCGCCGAGGGCGGCGCGGTGGAATCCCCGGTGGAAGGTGCCCGCCTGGTGGGCCAGCACGGCGACGACCTGATCTTCATTCAGCGCGATCTGATGCGAGCCCACCAGCACCAGCTCAGCGGGCACCTGGCTCACTGCGTGCAAAATGGCTTTCGCACCCACCTGGACTCCATCGATCGCGGCGTCAAACAGGCCAACTTCGGCGTGCTGCGCGGCGCGCATATGCCGGCAGTGGTGGTGGAAGCCGGCTTTCTCACCCACCCCGGCGAAGGCCAGGAGCTGGTGCAGCGCGCCCACCGTCAGCGGGTGGTCAACGCGTTGGTCGACGCCATTGATGCCTTCGACGACGAAATGGCCCGGGTGCTCGACCAGCCCTAA
- the rph gene encoding ribonuclease PH, protein MTARSDGRAVDELRPVSIQPHFTEMPAASVLVRFGRTTVMCTASVDERVPRWMDRPGNTRGWVTGEYSMLPGATSPRFRREVSRGGLSGRTQEIQRLIGRSLRAVTDLEKLGPRTVYLDCDVLQADGGTRTASITGAYVALALACDTLLEEGVIAALPLTDSVAAISCGMLEGRALLDLPYVEDAAADVDLNVVMTGSGRLIEVQGTGEEATFTRAELNALLDLAEKGIGELSTLQQEALPDRLHFK, encoded by the coding sequence ATGACCGCCCGCTCTGACGGCCGCGCCGTCGATGAACTTCGTCCGGTATCGATCCAGCCCCATTTCACCGAGATGCCCGCGGCCTCGGTGCTCGTGCGTTTTGGGCGCACCACCGTGATGTGCACCGCCAGCGTCGACGAGCGCGTACCGCGCTGGATGGACCGCCCGGGCAACACCCGCGGCTGGGTCACCGGCGAGTACTCCATGCTGCCCGGGGCCACCTCGCCGCGCTTTCGGCGAGAGGTGAGCCGGGGAGGTTTGAGCGGCCGCACCCAGGAGATTCAGCGCCTGATCGGTCGCAGCCTGCGCGCGGTCACCGACCTGGAAAAGCTCGGCCCGCGCACCGTCTACCTGGACTGTGACGTGCTTCAGGCCGACGGCGGCACGCGCACCGCCAGCATCACCGGCGCCTACGTCGCGCTGGCGCTGGCCTGTGACACGCTGCTCGAAGAGGGCGTCATCGCCGCCCTTCCCCTGACCGACTCGGTCGCCGCGATCAGCTGCGGGATGCTCGAAGGCCGCGCCCTGCTCGATCTTCCCTACGTCGAAGACGCCGCCGCCGATGTCGATCTCAACGTGGTGATGACCGGCTCCGGTCGTCTCATCGAGGTTCAGGGCACCGGCGAAGAAGCCACCTTCACCCGCGCCGAACTCAACGCGCTGCTGGACCTGGCCGAAAAGGGTATTGGCGAACTCAGCACGCTTCAGCAAGAAGCCCTGCCCGACCGCTTGCACTTTAAATAA
- the glpX gene encoding class II fructose-bisphosphatase, which yields MDDRNLALELVRVTEAAAIASARSMGQGDPTYSDQMAVSAMRAAFDTMHINGTVVIGEGERDEAPMLYIGEEVGRRAERDPKMDIALDPLEGTNLCAYGRPGALAVIAMAPHGCFLNAPDIYMKKIAAGPEARGVIELDASPQENLHRLAEVRGVRVEDLTAMVLDRPRHEALIAAIRQAGARIRLIEDGDVDAAIATCRAESGIDIMFGIGGAPEGVLAAAALQCLGGEIQGRLMFYKDEERQRARRIMGDRDIEALMGIHDLAHGEIVYAATGVTSGSILRGVRFFAGGCETHSLVMRSKSGTVRAIEATHDFRRKPAYTLEGLHENMADCGKPIC from the coding sequence ATGGATGATCGCAACCTCGCGCTGGAACTTGTGCGCGTCACCGAAGCCGCCGCCATCGCCTCGGCCCGTTCCATGGGTCAGGGCGATCCGACCTACTCTGATCAGATGGCCGTCAGCGCCATGCGCGCGGCGTTTGACACGATGCATATCAACGGCACCGTGGTCATTGGAGAGGGCGAGCGCGACGAAGCGCCCATGCTCTACATCGGCGAAGAGGTGGGGCGGCGCGCAGAACGCGATCCGAAGATGGACATCGCCCTGGATCCGCTGGAGGGCACCAACCTCTGCGCCTACGGCCGTCCGGGGGCGCTGGCGGTCATCGCGATGGCACCGCATGGCTGCTTCTTAAACGCGCCCGACATCTACATGAAGAAGATCGCCGCAGGGCCGGAGGCCCGCGGCGTCATTGAGCTCGACGCCTCCCCACAGGAGAACCTCCACCGCCTGGCCGAGGTTCGCGGAGTGCGGGTTGAAGATCTCACCGCCATGGTCCTGGACCGCCCGCGCCACGAAGCCCTGATCGCCGCCATTCGGCAGGCCGGAGCCCGCATTCGCCTGATCGAAGATGGCGATGTCGACGCGGCCATCGCCACCTGCCGCGCCGAGAGTGGCATCGACATCATGTTTGGCATCGGCGGCGCCCCCGAGGGCGTGCTGGCCGCGGCCGCCCTACAATGCCTGGGTGGCGAGATCCAGGGCCGTCTGATGTTCTACAAAGATGAGGAGCGCCAGCGCGCTCGCCGCATCATGGGCGATCGCGACATCGAGGCCCTCATGGGCATCCACGATCTGGCCCATGGCGAGATCGTGTACGCCGCCACCGGGGTGACCTCGGGCAGCATCCTGCGCGGCGTGCGCTTCTTCGCCGGCGGCTGCGAAACCCACTCCCTGGTGATGCGCTCTAAATCCGGGACCGTACGCGCCATTGAGGCCACGCACGACTTCCGTCGCAAGCCGGCCTACACGCTGGAAGGCCTGCACGAGAACATGGCCGACTGCGGCAAGCCCATCTGCTAG
- a CDS encoding DUF6624 domain-containing protein, with translation MTPSHTAELAARLRELAAADHTTRQDLLARGELFDGYHPEMRAVHEANARALMAILDADGWPRVDEVGEEAASAAFLVASNAISCPEVQQRALALMEALPAEQARPREVAMLGDRIRFNQGRPQRYGAIIDWDDQGRLGPGPLEDPEGVEARRARVGLEPLAQVMTRLQRRADEKGDEPPGDWAARRRQMHAFFVSCGYREP, from the coding sequence GTGACGCCTTCCCACACCGCTGAACTCGCCGCCAGGCTTCGGGAGCTGGCGGCAGCCGATCACACCACGCGCCAGGATTTGCTGGCGCGTGGTGAACTTTTTGACGGCTATCATCCCGAGATGCGCGCGGTGCATGAAGCCAACGCCCGCGCGCTGATGGCGATCCTGGATGCCGACGGCTGGCCACGGGTCGATGAGGTTGGCGAGGAGGCCGCGTCAGCGGCCTTTCTGGTGGCCAGCAACGCCATCAGCTGCCCCGAGGTGCAGCAGCGAGCGCTGGCGTTGATGGAAGCGCTGCCTGCGGAGCAGGCGCGCCCGCGGGAGGTTGCCATGTTGGGTGACCGCATCCGTTTTAATCAGGGGCGCCCTCAGCGCTACGGCGCGATCATCGACTGGGATGACCAGGGGCGCCTGGGGCCGGGCCCGCTGGAGGATCCCGAAGGGGTGGAGGCTCGGCGCGCCCGGGTGGGGCTGGAGCCCTTGGCGCAGGTGATGACCCGTCTTCAGCGTCGTGCAGACGAAAAAGGCGACGAGCCGCCCGGAGATTGGGCGGCCCGTCGCCGTCAGATGCACGCTTTCTTTGTGAGCTGCGGCTACCGCGAGCCCTAG
- the ychF gene encoding redox-regulated ATPase YchF codes for MSVSAGIVGLPNVGKSTIFNALTRAEAQSANYPFCTIDPNVGIVPVPDARLKTIEKYVPANKIIPAVVEIVDIAGLVRGASQGEGLGNKFLANIREVNAILHVVRCFDDENITHVEGGVDPVRDVEIIETELILADMQTVERRLEKARRAAKANDKTERARVEVLEKVLAELNEGTSARAIELSEEELKLTRDSHLLTDKPVLYVANVSDDDLEGNNPHVGRLRELAASQGSGVVVVCGAIEAELVELEEEEQMEMLQGLGIDEPALNVLIRATYSLLGLQAFFTAGEQEIRAWTIPVGATAPQAAGVIHTDFEKRFIRAEVYTVNDLETYGDEAGIRAAGKLRLEGKEYVVADGDILHIRHNA; via the coding sequence ATGAGCGTCTCCGCAGGCATTGTCGGACTCCCGAACGTGGGCAAGTCGACCATTTTTAATGCGCTGACCCGCGCCGAGGCGCAGTCGGCCAACTACCCCTTCTGCACGATTGATCCCAACGTGGGCATCGTGCCCGTGCCCGACGCCCGGCTCAAGACCATTGAGAAGTATGTGCCGGCCAACAAAATCATCCCGGCGGTGGTGGAGATCGTCGACATCGCCGGGCTGGTGCGCGGCGCCTCTCAGGGCGAGGGGCTGGGAAACAAGTTTTTAGCCAACATTCGAGAGGTCAACGCGATCCTGCACGTCGTGCGCTGCTTCGACGATGAGAACATTACCCACGTGGAGGGTGGTGTCGATCCGGTGCGTGATGTCGAGATCATTGAGACCGAGCTGATTCTGGCCGATATGCAGACGGTGGAGCGTCGCCTGGAGAAGGCCCGTCGCGCGGCCAAGGCCAATGACAAGACCGAGCGCGCGCGCGTGGAGGTCCTGGAGAAGGTCCTGGCCGAGCTCAACGAGGGCACCAGCGCGCGTGCCATCGAGCTGAGCGAGGAAGAGCTCAAGCTCACTCGCGACAGCCACCTGCTCACCGACAAGCCGGTGCTCTATGTGGCCAACGTCAGCGATGATGACCTGGAGGGCAACAACCCTCACGTGGGTCGCCTGCGCGAACTCGCTGCGTCGCAGGGGAGCGGCGTGGTCGTGGTCTGCGGTGCGATTGAGGCCGAGCTGGTAGAGCTGGAAGAAGAAGAGCAGATGGAGATGCTCCAGGGGCTGGGCATTGATGAGCCCGCGCTCAATGTGCTGATTCGGGCGACCTACAGTCTGCTCGGACTGCAGGCCTTCTTTACGGCTGGCGAGCAAGAGATCCGTGCCTGGACCATCCCGGTGGGAGCGACTGCGCCGCAGGCCGCGGGCGTGATCCATACCGACTTTGAAAAGCGCTTCATTCGCGCCGAGGTGTACACGGTCAACGACCTGGAGACCTACGGAGATGAGGCGGGGATTCGCGCTGCGGGCAAACTGCGCCTGGAAGGCAAAGAGTACGTGGTCGCCGATGGCGACATTCTGCACATTCGCCACAACGCGTGA
- a CDS encoding helix-turn-helix transcriptional regulator encodes MGDGPIQIPTIRGRIAERLARASARNNEDDPLTFPEAPGDVLLRTAEERGAVALACLLLENLREHGASRVNSRALDQVLRKVLATFGAKEVMDIEVEAYEILLWIGSAIDPDWSPDRAENPGELNPAASRTDLIRWAIHGGVDLEMHYYSRGRGELTQRRITPISLEAETYLHAYCHLRRDERVFRLSRIGDLHPVGGWPNKARPKPAKSSGESAGKKEAPPGQMSLLDE; translated from the coding sequence GTGGGCGATGGACCCATTCAAATCCCGACCATCCGCGGCAGAATCGCCGAGCGGCTGGCACGGGCGTCAGCCCGAAATAACGAAGACGATCCGCTCACCTTCCCCGAAGCCCCCGGCGACGTGCTCTTGCGCACCGCCGAGGAGCGCGGCGCGGTGGCCCTGGCCTGCCTGCTCCTGGAGAACCTGCGCGAGCATGGCGCCAGCCGAGTCAACTCCCGGGCCCTGGACCAGGTGTTGCGCAAGGTGCTCGCCACCTTCGGCGCCAAAGAGGTCATGGACATCGAGGTCGAAGCCTACGAGATCCTCCTGTGGATCGGCAGCGCCATCGACCCCGACTGGAGCCCCGATCGCGCGGAGAACCCCGGCGAGCTCAACCCGGCGGCCAGCCGCACCGACCTGATTCGGTGGGCCATTCACGGCGGCGTCGACCTGGAGATGCATTACTACAGCCGGGGGCGCGGCGAACTAACTCAGCGACGCATCACCCCCATTAGCCTGGAGGCCGAAACCTACCTCCACGCCTACTGCCATTTGCGCCGCGATGAGCGGGTCTTTCGCCTCAGTCGCATCGGCGACCTGCATCCGGTGGGCGGCTGGCCCAACAAAGCGCGACCTAAACCTGCCAAAAGTTCCGGGGAGAGCGCCGGTAAAAAAGAGGCACCGCCGGGCCAGATGAGCTTACTCGACGAATAA
- a CDS encoding 2-hydroxymuconic semialdehyde dehydrogenase: protein MKKILNFIDGQYVEPLQGSYFPNINPATGKVIGQVAEGSPEDIDRAVEAARRAFKGPWGQMSLNARLDALERVASGILARFDEFLRAEMLDTGKPASFASRIDIPRGAANFRFFANLMRGQHSAAFETDTPDGRGALNYTIRRPLGVVGVISPWNLPLLLLTWKVAPALAAGNCVVAKPSEETPSTAALLGEVFNEAGIPPGVFNVVQGAGPGSAGEALTRHPDIDAITFTGESRTGSAIMEACAPHVRNISFELGGKNAAIVFADANLQEAIDGTARSTFSNTGQVCLCSERVYVQRPIFEEFVAGLAARARGLRVGDPFDEATQMGPLISQAHRDKVLSYFELARSEGAEVITGGGIPELGGALKEGAFVEPTIWTGLAPDARTVREEVFGPVCHIHPFDTEEEAVALANDSDYGLCAAIWTHDLRRAHRVAARMDVGLVWVNTWFLRDLRTPFGGVKLSGIGREGGTHSLDFYTETRNICIKL, encoded by the coding sequence GTGAAAAAAATCCTCAATTTCATCGACGGCCAGTACGTCGAACCTCTCCAGGGCTCCTACTTCCCCAACATCAACCCGGCCACCGGCAAGGTTATTGGCCAGGTCGCCGAAGGCTCCCCGGAGGATATCGACCGCGCGGTCGAAGCCGCTCGCCGCGCGTTCAAGGGCCCCTGGGGCCAGATGAGCCTCAACGCCCGCCTCGACGCGCTGGAGCGCGTCGCCAGCGGCATTCTCGCACGCTTCGACGAGTTTCTGCGGGCCGAGATGCTCGACACCGGAAAGCCCGCCAGCTTTGCCTCTCGGATCGACATCCCCCGCGGCGCCGCAAACTTTCGCTTCTTTGCCAACCTCATGCGCGGCCAGCACAGCGCGGCCTTTGAGACCGATACTCCCGACGGCCGCGGCGCCCTCAATTACACCATCCGGCGCCCCCTGGGGGTGGTCGGCGTGATCTCACCGTGGAACCTGCCCCTGCTGCTACTCACCTGGAAGGTGGCACCGGCGCTGGCGGCCGGAAACTGCGTCGTGGCAAAACCCAGCGAAGAAACCCCCTCGACCGCAGCCCTCCTTGGCGAGGTGTTCAACGAAGCCGGGATTCCCCCCGGAGTCTTCAACGTGGTGCAGGGCGCCGGACCGGGCTCGGCCGGCGAAGCGCTCACCCGCCACCCTGATATCGACGCGATCACCTTCACCGGAGAGTCGCGCACCGGCAGCGCCATCATGGAAGCCTGCGCCCCGCATGTGCGCAACATCTCCTTTGAGCTCGGTGGAAAAAACGCCGCGATCGTGTTTGCCGACGCCAACCTCCAGGAGGCCATCGACGGCACCGCGCGCTCCACCTTCTCCAACACCGGCCAGGTCTGCCTGTGCTCGGAGCGCGTCTACGTGCAACGCCCCATCTTCGAGGAGTTCGTGGCCGGACTCGCCGCCCGGGCCCGCGGTCTGCGTGTGGGTGACCCCTTCGATGAAGCCACCCAGATGGGTCCTCTCATCAGTCAGGCCCACCGCGACAAAGTCTTAAGCTACTTTGAGCTCGCCAGAAGCGAAGGCGCCGAGGTCATCACCGGCGGTGGCATCCCAGAGCTGGGCGGCGCCCTCAAAGAGGGCGCCTTCGTCGAACCCACCATCTGGACCGGTCTCGCTCCCGACGCCCGCACGGTCCGCGAAGAAGTCTTTGGCCCGGTCTGCCACATCCACCCCTTCGACACCGAAGAGGAGGCCGTGGCGCTGGCCAATGACTCCGACTACGGGCTCTGCGCGGCCATCTGGACCCACGATCTTCGCCGGGCTCACCGCGTCGCCGCCCGAATGGATGTGGGACTGGTGTGGGTGAATACCTGGTTTTTGCGCGATCTGCGCACACCCTTTGGCGGCGTTAAACTCAGCGGCATCGGCCGCGAAGGCGGCACCCACTCGCTGGACTTCTACACCGAGACCCGAAACATCTGCATCAAGCTCTGA
- a CDS encoding RidA family protein, producing MSSTPYILNDRAQALAHYPHARRVGDLIFVSGVSCRRPDNTHVGVTRAADGTILRDIATQTEAVIQNIARILEEAGAGLEHLVDITTFLIDMNDFEGYNQAYNRFFDADTGPTRTTVAVHQLPHPNLAIEMKAVAYLPLSQTAR from the coding sequence ATGAGCTCCACTCCCTACATTCTCAATGACCGCGCTCAGGCCCTGGCCCACTACCCGCACGCGCGCCGTGTGGGCGATCTGATCTTTGTCTCCGGGGTCTCCTGCCGACGCCCCGACAACACACATGTCGGGGTAACCCGGGCCGCCGATGGCACCATCCTTCGCGACATCGCCACCCAGACCGAAGCCGTCATTCAGAACATCGCCCGCATCCTGGAAGAAGCCGGCGCCGGGCTGGAACACCTGGTCGACATCACGACCTTCCTCATCGATATGAACGATTTTGAGGGCTACAACCAGGCCTACAACCGCTTCTTCGACGCCGACACCGGCCCCACCCGCACCACCGTGGCGGTACATCAGCTGCCCCACCCGAACCTGGCCATCGAAATGAAAGCGGTAGCTTACCTGCCCCTTTCTCAGACCGCTCGTTAA
- a CDS encoding M48 family metallopeptidase has translation MNRSWLHFFAPAVHASDSHSVRVPRHALQLNGAYLIRVGLLAAALIGLLALYFGALILCVAASVVVVKHALSGPIHLDDWLLGALTLTVFLPLALVLIKGLFHRQTVDRSQFIELNAEHEPELFRFLTDLSRRAGAPLPHKVYACPQVNAGVFYDTSLLNLIFPVRKNLLIGLGLINTLNRTELEAVLAHELGHFSQRSMRLSHYVYVVAQVLRQLVEGHDPIDRALARARTRWHRGLGIPFGLELATRLVRAIARRALAALERLDASVSRQMELHADRVAVRLTGSDALIHALKRADWADRCYSQTRYDLEQAADQGMRTNDFFVHHSALMDAMRERLGDPTLGQPPTLPTDPTRFEWVFDPQHTEERADLFDSHPPHHVREAHARMRYERTSFDERSAWTLFETPENLRQALTRTYNAAEFGDPAPTHSADSLQRHLAGEHDEILLSPRESVVFGHRYVEFGNLDEVFAAAEHEESSDAEIAQWLHELIGPTLDQASARLERQLPHLIRQPVAAQGHARPLRSPATTQPCPPGVDCERDPEKERRWFAQLDADLMHAHLVIASRLDPALATELRQRYLFHDHLQQLARWMRHQSPALARVTHLVSETQLDDDALQWIFETLVGTHATFYQALHPELPLPEMHGVDAHENLRQRVLAEPLIDLTPVMEGRLEHTWLNAFVAQWQQASERVDHLRRKSLGAMLVYQRELVARWDAR, from the coding sequence ATGAATCGTTCTTGGCTCCACTTCTTTGCCCCGGCCGTCCACGCTTCGGACAGCCACTCGGTCCGCGTGCCCCGGCACGCCCTGCAACTCAACGGCGCCTACCTTATCCGGGTAGGCCTGCTCGCGGCTGCACTCATCGGGCTTCTGGCCCTGTACTTCGGTGCGCTGATTCTCTGCGTGGCCGCCAGCGTGGTCGTGGTCAAGCACGCCTTAAGCGGCCCTATTCACCTCGACGACTGGCTCTTAGGCGCGCTGACCCTGACGGTCTTTCTGCCCCTGGCCCTGGTGCTGATCAAAGGGCTCTTTCACCGCCAGACCGTCGATCGCTCGCAGTTCATCGAACTCAACGCCGAACACGAGCCCGAGCTCTTTCGCTTTCTCACCGATCTGAGCCGACGTGCTGGCGCGCCCCTGCCACACAAGGTCTACGCCTGCCCCCAGGTCAACGCCGGGGTGTTCTATGACACCTCCTTGCTCAACCTGATCTTCCCGGTGCGCAAAAATCTGCTCATCGGACTGGGGCTGATCAACACCCTGAATCGAACCGAGCTGGAGGCGGTGCTGGCCCACGAACTGGGGCACTTCTCCCAGCGCTCCATGCGCCTGAGCCACTACGTCTACGTGGTCGCCCAGGTGCTGCGCCAACTGGTCGAGGGCCACGACCCGATCGACCGGGCCCTGGCACGCGCACGCACCCGCTGGCACCGCGGCCTGGGCATCCCCTTTGGCCTGGAGCTGGCCACGCGCCTGGTGCGTGCCATCGCTCGCCGCGCACTCGCTGCGCTGGAGCGCCTGGACGCCTCGGTGAGCCGTCAGATGGAACTTCATGCCGACCGCGTGGCCGTGCGCCTGACCGGGAGCGATGCCCTGATCCACGCGCTCAAACGCGCCGACTGGGCAGACCGCTGCTACTCTCAGACCCGCTACGACCTGGAACAGGCCGCCGACCAGGGCATGCGCACCAACGACTTTTTTGTGCATCACAGCGCCTTGATGGACGCCATGCGCGAGCGCCTCGGCGACCCGACACTCGGGCAACCTCCCACACTTCCCACCGACCCGACACGCTTTGAATGGGTCTTCGATCCGCAGCATACCGAGGAGCGCGCTGACCTCTTCGACTCGCACCCGCCCCACCACGTGCGTGAGGCCCACGCCCGTATGCGCTACGAACGCACCTCCTTTGACGAGCGCTCCGCCTGGACCCTCTTCGAGACGCCCGAGAACCTGCGCCAGGCGCTGACCCGCACCTACAACGCCGCCGAGTTCGGCGACCCTGCTCCCACGCACTCCGCCGACTCTCTGCAGCGCCACCTGGCCGGGGAGCACGACGAGATCCTGCTCAGCCCCCGCGAGAGCGTGGTCTTTGGACATCGCTACGTGGAGTTCGGCAACCTCGACGAGGTCTTTGCCGCCGCCGAGCACGAAGAGAGCAGCGACGCAGAGATCGCGCAGTGGCTCCACGAGCTCATCGGCCCCACGCTCGATCAGGCCAGCGCCCGCCTGGAGCGCCAGCTCCCTCACCTGATCCGCCAGCCCGTCGCCGCCCAGGGACACGCTCGCCCCCTGCGCAGCCCGGCCACCACCCAGCCCTGCCCTCCCGGAGTCGATTGCGAGCGTGACCCGGAGAAGGAGCGCCGCTGGTTCGCTCAGCTCGATGCCGACCTGATGCACGCCCACCTGGTCATCGCCAGCCGTCTGGACCCGGCACTCGCCACGGAACTCCGCCAGCGCTACCTCTTTCACGATCACCTCCAGCAGCTTGCCCGCTGGATGCGTCACCAGTCGCCTGCGTTGGCCCGGGTCACCCACCTGGTCTCCGAAACTCAACTTGACGACGACGCCCTACAATGGATCTTCGAGACCCTGGTCGGCACCCACGCCACCTTTTACCAGGCCCTGCACCCGGAGCTACCCCTGCCCGAGATGCACGGCGTGGACGCCCACGAGAACCTGCGCCAACGCGTACTCGCCGAACCTCTGATCGACCTCACTCCGGTCATGGAAGGACGACTCGAGCACACCTGGCTCAACGCATTTGTGGCGCAGTGGCAACAGGCCAGCGAGCGCGTCGACCACCTGCGCCGAAAGAGTCTGGGCGCGATGTTGGTTTACCAGCGTGAGCTCGTGGCCCGCTGGGATGCCCGCTGA